Proteins from a genomic interval of Echeneis naucrates chromosome 21, fEcheNa1.1, whole genome shotgun sequence:
- the asb1 gene encoding ankyrin repeat and SOCS box protein 1 isoform X1 produces MADGPDAQTDGDDPPSVSFPPLITVSDLPSATAAGRNLKEWLQEQFCDKPLEQDDMRLHNAAYVGDLDTLRNLLNEDSFRRRINEKSVWCCGCLPCTPLRIAATAGHAACVAYLIAQGAEVDLVDVKGQTALYVAVVNGHLECVRILLEAGADPNGSRHHRSTPLYHAARVGRLDILQELIRFNADVDMDHQLGPRLLLSARTLNTLVVCPLYISAAYHHLHCFQLLLQAGAQPDFNYTGPVCHEALTRGLASCLLDAVLRHGCEVAFIHLLLDHGANPALVPWDESELEAPNRRKVDPEALRVFLEARSSCHDYLCNTVVPLISTLVPSYIQLTSAGHPCLSLIPLCCCTEK; encoded by the exons atgGCAGACGGTCCAGACGCGCAGACTGATGGTGACGACCCGCCCAGCGTCAGTTTCCCTCCGCTCATCACTGTCTCCGATCTGCCCAGTGCAACCGCCGCAG GCCGTAATCTTAAGGAATGGCTTCAGGAGCAGTTCTGCGACAAACCTCTGGAGCAAGATGACATGCGGCTCCACAATGCAGCCTACGTTGGGGACTTGGACACCCTGAGGAACCTGCTGAATGAAGACAGCTTCAGACG GCGGATCAATGAGAAGTCCGTGTGGTGTTGTGGCTGTCTGCCCTGCACCCCTCTGCGGATTGCAGCCACGGCAGGACATGCTGCCTGCGTGGCCTACCTGATCGCCCAGGGAGCTGAGGTGGACCTAGTTGATGTCAAAGGCCAGACAGCCCTGTATGTAGCTGTGGTCAACGGTCACCTGGAATGTGTGCGTATCCTCCTGGAAGCTGGAGCAGATCCCAACGGAAGCCGACACCACCGAAGCACCCCTCTGTACCACGCTGCACGGGTGGGGAGGCTGGACATCCTGCAGGAGCTCATCAG GTTCAATGCTGATGTAGACATGGACCACCAGCTGGGTCCTCGTCTCCTCTTAAGTGCCCGAACCCTCAACACTTTGGTGGTGTGTCCTCTCTACATCAGCGCTGCCTACCACCACCTCCACTGTTTCCAGCTGCTACTCCAGGCTGGAGCACAGCCTGACTTCAATTACACCGGGCCTGTCTGCCACGAGGCTCTGACCCGCGGCCTGGCTTCTTGCCTGCTGGATGCGGTGCTGCGTCATGGATGTGAGGTGGCCTTcatccacctgctgctggaccATGGGGCCAACCCGGCTCTTGTTCCCTGGGATGAGTCAGAGCTGGAGGCTCCTAACCGGAGGAAGGTGGATCCAGAGGCGCTCAGGGTGTTCCTGGAGGCGAGAA GCAGCTGCCATGATTACCTATGCAACACGGTGGTCCCTCTCATCAGCACCCTTGTTCCATCTTATATCCAACTTACATCAGCAGGACACCCTTGCCTCTCTCTGATcccactctgctgctgcacagagaAATGA
- the asb1 gene encoding ankyrin repeat and SOCS box protein 1 isoform X2, with product MADGPDAQTDGDDPPSVSFPPLITVSDLPSATAAGRNLKEWLQEQFCDKPLEQDDMRLHNAAYVGDLDTLRNLLNEDSFRRRINEKSVWCCGCLPCTPLRIAATAGHAACVAYLIAQGAEVDLVDVKGQTALYVAVVNGHLECVRILLEAGADPNGSRHHRSTPLYHAARVGRLDILQELIRFNADVDMDHQLGPRLLLSARTLNTLVVCPLYISAAYHHLHCFQLLLQAGAQPDFNYTGPVCHEALTRGLASCLLDAVLRHGCEVAFIHLLLDHGANPALVPWDESELEAPNRRKVDPEALRVFLEARRHPQRLTHLCRIRIRRAMGKNRLNHIPSLPLPEPIKNFLLHQN from the exons atgGCAGACGGTCCAGACGCGCAGACTGATGGTGACGACCCGCCCAGCGTCAGTTTCCCTCCGCTCATCACTGTCTCCGATCTGCCCAGTGCAACCGCCGCAG GCCGTAATCTTAAGGAATGGCTTCAGGAGCAGTTCTGCGACAAACCTCTGGAGCAAGATGACATGCGGCTCCACAATGCAGCCTACGTTGGGGACTTGGACACCCTGAGGAACCTGCTGAATGAAGACAGCTTCAGACG GCGGATCAATGAGAAGTCCGTGTGGTGTTGTGGCTGTCTGCCCTGCACCCCTCTGCGGATTGCAGCCACGGCAGGACATGCTGCCTGCGTGGCCTACCTGATCGCCCAGGGAGCTGAGGTGGACCTAGTTGATGTCAAAGGCCAGACAGCCCTGTATGTAGCTGTGGTCAACGGTCACCTGGAATGTGTGCGTATCCTCCTGGAAGCTGGAGCAGATCCCAACGGAAGCCGACACCACCGAAGCACCCCTCTGTACCACGCTGCACGGGTGGGGAGGCTGGACATCCTGCAGGAGCTCATCAG GTTCAATGCTGATGTAGACATGGACCACCAGCTGGGTCCTCGTCTCCTCTTAAGTGCCCGAACCCTCAACACTTTGGTGGTGTGTCCTCTCTACATCAGCGCTGCCTACCACCACCTCCACTGTTTCCAGCTGCTACTCCAGGCTGGAGCACAGCCTGACTTCAATTACACCGGGCCTGTCTGCCACGAGGCTCTGACCCGCGGCCTGGCTTCTTGCCTGCTGGATGCGGTGCTGCGTCATGGATGTGAGGTGGCCTTcatccacctgctgctggaccATGGGGCCAACCCGGCTCTTGTTCCCTGGGATGAGTCAGAGCTGGAGGCTCCTAACCGGAGGAAGGTGGATCCAGAGGCGCTCAGGGTGTTCCTGGAGGCGAGAA GACACCCTCAGAGGCTGACACACTTGTGTCGCATTCGGATCCGCAGAGCAATGGGCAAAAATCGTCTAAACCACATACCCTCATTACCTCTACCTGAACCCATCAAGAACTTCCTGCTTCACCAAAACTGA